Proteins encoded in a region of the Lepeophtheirus salmonis chromosome 6, UVic_Lsal_1.4, whole genome shotgun sequence genome:
- the MED16 gene encoding mediator of RNA polymerase II transcription subunit 16 — MELIYSVSSEGIIGKGTCFIHSRDEGFVLSTPEGIRKVDPNVPWESVNRKITYNVRSLAVNSDGTRVLVGDESGIELYDENDVVLGRSTKFCGETFPTSGFICRKERVYLEAPDQVCLYDKFSCTFEEDAETEDVGVLVTTSGILIAVQYDSEKKTLKEYARSLDNGIRSRVEVAEMARIKDGKFVLATSDGHPEGPIKIYAVSLNDGQLSIETYVSLFPSSKGGDDHSDVLMITRLHFINPDDSDALLIAMKTVSGVGRVEMWELKDSYVSTHKILSSSDASSPDINSISTKGLTIRMWVFAESFSGPVAEVVSICSPPSSLVASGKSSGPSYYIAIAYSDGSIQCLLRHSLQQVESVDLPSIGVLSDESKMLRMSVKISDMAFTPTGNALVVVDTSGQLYLYRMSPISDPGGPHTVNYAVTMFEYCLVSGRDWWDVLICCKPSMAEAICDKLTESFQNQTQDTQRYLFGKYLAIKMSLYRLNSSTEYKAADCFANLMLTSVAGAFESILRPTELSENVSTIYKLQVILQNNQKGEWDIDKLVERLKSVHMEFTVDPHILQSFQQLIQWTSTLALHLMASVPEFKQRKGPGFDLLNDKKVLTTLRELLLLIRIWGLQRQSCLPTFTRTVDNFDVIAKVFSLITKFNENSNDESILDDCLLLPSQVMIPPLNSRISNRGILATARIPSFYAFEDEPDYPQESSQESLFIEGTMGTNQSIDIIRYVFLGRNPCSVKECTRCCGVTLVQSFIKNCPSRSWDKRWLRNCPCGGYWRIKERKRR, encoded by the exons ATGGAGCTCATTTATTCTGTTTCATCAGAGGGAATCATAGGGAAAGGTACGTGTTTCATACATTCCCGTGATGAGGGCTTTGTCTTGAGCACTCCGGAAGGGATTCGAAAAGTGGATCCCAATGTTCCATGGGAGTCTGTGAATCGAAAGATC ACGTACAATGTCCGTTCGCTGGCCGTGAATAGTGATGGAACTCGGGTGCTGGTGGGAGATGAGAGCGGGATTGAGCTCTATGATGAAAATGACGTAGTTTTAGGGCGATCCACCAAGTTTTGCGGGGAGACTTTCCCCACTTCTGGGTTTATTTGTCGGAAGGAGAGAGTTTACTTGGAAGCTCCGGATCAAGTGTGTCTCTACGACAAGTTCAGCTGCACTTTTGAGGAGGACGCGGAGACTGAGGACGTGGGAGTCCTTGTGACCACCTCTGGGATCCTCATTGCAGTTCAGTATGACTCGGAAAAGAAGACATTAAAAGAGTATGCCAGGTCCCTGGACAATGGGATTCGATCACGGGTTGAGGTGGCTGAAATGGCTCGCATCAAGGACGGTAAATTTGTTTTAGCCACCTCGGATGGGCACCCAGAGGGgcctattaaaatatatgctgTCTCTTTGAATGATGGGCAACTCTCTATTGAGACTTATGTGAGTTTATTTCCAAGTAGTAAGGGTGGAGATGATCATTCGGATGTTCTCATGATTACTCGTCTTCACTTCATTAATCCAGACGATAGTGATGCTCTTCTCATTGCTATGAAAACAGTGTCTGGTGTAGGACGTGTAGAAATGTGGGAGCTCAAGGACTCGTATGTGAGTACTCACAAAATTCTCTCGTCCAGTGATGCCTCCTCTCCTGATATAAACTCAATCTCAACTAAAGGACTGACTATACGCATGTGGGTTTTTGCGGAGTCTTTCTCAGGACCTGTAGCGGAAGTGGTTTCCATTTGCAGCCCTCCATCTTCCCTTGTAGCTTCTGGGAAATCATCTGGGCCTTCATATTATATAGCAATTGCCTATTCCGATGGATCTATTCAATGTTTACTTAGACACTCACTCCAGCAGGTAGAAAGTGTGGATCTCCCTTCCATTGGGGTTTTATCAGACGAATCAAAAATGCTTCGTATGTCTGTTAAAATATCGGACATGGCATTCACGCCCACTGGAAACGCTTTAGTTGTAGTTGACACCTCAggacaactttatttatatcgCATGAGTCCTATTTCGGACCCCGGAGGTCCTCATACCGTTAATTATGCTGTTACTATGTTTGAATACTGCCTTGTGTCAGGTCGAGATTGGTGGGATGTTCTCATCTGCTGTAAGCCCTCCATGGCAGAAGCTATATGTGATAAATTGACTGaatcatttcaaaatcaaaCCCAGGATACTCAGAGATATCTTTTTGGGAAGTATCTCGCCATAAAAATGTCATTGTATAGGCTCAATTCTTCTACAGAATATAAAGCAGCAGATTGTTTTGCCAATTTGATGCTCACATCTGTTGCTGGAGCATTTGAGTCCATACTTCGTCCTACAGAACTCTCAGAAAACGTTTCTACTATTTATAAGTTACAAG tcattttacaaaataaccaAAAAGGAGAATGGGACATAGACAAGTTGGTTGAGAGGCTCAAATCTGTCCATATGGAATTTACTGTAGATCCTCATATACTCCAATCTTTTCAACAGCTAATCCAATGGACAAGTACATTAGCATTACATCTTATGGCTTCGGTTCCTGAATTTAAGCAAAGGAAAGGGCCTGGG TTTGATTTactaaatgacaaaaaagttcTTACCACACTTCGAGAGCTTTTACTTCTTATTAGAATATGGGGACTTCAGCGACAAAGCTGTTTACCAACGTTCACACGAACAGTTGACAATTTTGATGTTATCGCCAAAGTTTTTTCATTGATCACGAAGTTCAATGAAAACTCAAATGACGAATCAATTTTAG atgacTGTTTACTTCTACCGAGTCAGGTAATGATTCCTCCATTGAATTCTCGAATCTCTAATCGAGGTATCCTCGCTACCGCACGCATACCATCATTCTACGCATTTGAAGATGAACCTGATTATCCACAAGAATCATCCCAAGAGTCCTTATTCATAGAGGGCACCATGGGTACGAATCAGTCCATTGACATTATTCGCTACGTATTCCTTGGGCGAAACCCTTGCAGCGTGAAAGAATGTACAAGGTGCTGCGGAGTTACTTTAGTGCaaagctttataaaaaattgtcccTCACGCTCATGGGATAAAAGATGGTTGAGGAACTGTCCATGTGGAGGTTATTGGCGCATCAAAGAAAGGAAAAGGCGATAA
- the milt gene encoding uncharacterized protein milt, with product MTRTYHDIEAVTRLLQEKEKDLELAAKIGQELLERNKYLDERVTSLEGSALSSNELITQLRHDLTIKTGLLRAYTNDDNSSILNDASPDELRNVNIDLLKKRIKDLEDDNKKLQEEASELSKEAYEFEEKEEKLVSDAVKHLTEANVQISYLNEEFTVKQDESFKQREEITHLLAQVCDLQTKVRTFKQENEDLDANVLIYKETQDELTKELAEFKEKYREVVDLLKDAQEELKVSRKKGAFYPGLGSHNLHGMFPSENEPPSKKGKGDSLLDEIHDTLKASKTIHPNVSNEEIEFSSRTGSGSNQYLSGGTAYNRAFNTYRYANQTGGYLARTASENAYGSYTISRDNSCLDLCELSGPLGKDPLAVPLSTKSIYGSSLSLISSHKEEKPLKLVDFEIKSNEAKIEEDNNVIVQTVGELSLPSAKSNRNLRALAMPLGYVPGQDKPASINSWLESSPDIQGVPGGIPLGSVPSKIRNRGRPLGPVPEHSSIPNEESQSCDVFNNIEKLLPMSHGRRGSLHAECQTSNLTLPPESLLIGVLGSAPLGSVPGLCGETTYGSEEDLLESANNLTLPPISLPVGVLGSAPLGSVPGMKDQNESEELESTSGLTLPPQSLSVGILGSAPLGSVPGFSQSSKNKSLGAIGGGDYENELLEPAFNLTIHPNTLNQPPPLTVTSISNDKDSNSDEHKPTTIQERSASSAITGSWDSGVLSGDYNEVRGGAADGFSESGDIEFSVPTHNGELERALQKLNPVDIERRRRKLIGQHCSFDLGSEGYGSPPNVNADSKDPHTKEHLRSNKYNLPYGVQTPDSIYSLSSKDWNVGRSGRLSGSNYNINGNSNWKLHDKLRIVKPLEGSLTLHNWSQLARPSLSGILEEKSGIVIKGGNIMGITCDELDSSEFGYSDFGGDSSFIRSGTNSFDHSHNIPDTNTRQTYTDSTVIHPENPETTSTYSEYQLASGFKNINKMSRFSSFASSRFSSRLQSTTDLRAVGTTNKFVGSGLGTSTFSTNIGIASLLNERNIHGGSNMSIYEPSIGGSVYEPSQIGSLYEPSQIGSYYEPSIAESFYDPSIMSTTSRMSSRIGTRRASITDLNDVIEEYKIFSPTGTPTNSPLHSPPNESSGFVSSIFASLKASFYGNSSRKPSKNIRNSILKGGVQKKRRGFGILKKVEEVGLDNLLSHSSSVSSLFTEFEEIRLGDCDELRDIIPGSITLRHGPGSSNSREESFSPPPLESIQATDLSGVLVPPSFTTYGRPSLNRAELGTVPDLDEHGPGIMLHRDNLNVGYLGVPGIPGTDALQKIRPDLGSVPENLSPITLENRSMKNSSSVMGNITTMFFGRKGGLL from the exons ATGACTCGAACATACCATGACATAGAGGCCGTAACCAGGTTGCTGCAAGAGAAGGAAAAGGATCTCGAACTTGCAGCAAAGATTGGACAAGAATTACTTGAGCGAAACAAGTATCTTGATGAAAGAGTGACCTCCCTCGAAGGCTCAGCACTCTCCTCCAATGAACTCATTACGCAATTGCGACATGACCTTACTATTAAAACAGGTCTACTCAGGGCATACACAAATGATGATAATTCAAGTATTTTAAATGATGCGAGTCCCGACGAATTGAGGAATGTTAATATTgatcttcttaaaaaaagaattaaagatCTTGAAGATGATAATAAGAAACTTCAGGAAGAAGCATCCGAA TTATCCAAGGAAGCCTATGAATTCgaagaaaaggaggaaaaatTAGTGTCGGATGCCGTTAAGCATTTAACTGAAGCCAATGTTCAAATATCTTACTTGAATGAAGAGTTTACTGTCAAACAGGATGAATCCTTCAAACAGAGAGAAGAGATAACTCATTTGTTGGCCCAA gtTTGCGATTTGCAAACTAAGGTACGAACCTTTAAACAGGAAAATGAGGATCTGGATGCCAATGTCTTGATTTACAAAGAAACTCAAGATGAACTTACAAAAGAATTGGCggagtttaaagaaaaatatcgaGAGGTAGTAGATTTGCTCAAGGATGCTCAAGAAGAACTTAAAGTATCAAGGAAAAAAGGAGCTTTTTATCCTGGTCTTGGCTCACATAATTTACATGGAATGTTCCCATCCGAGAATGAACCTCCCAGCAAAAAAG GAAAGGGAGATTCGTTGTTGGATGAAATCCACGATACTCTTAAGGCTTCTAAAACGATACATCCTAATGTGAGCAATGAAGAGATTGAATTTTCTTCAAGAACTGGAAGCGGAAGCAATCAGTATTTGTCTGGTGGTACAGCTTACAACAGAGCGTTTAATACATATCGATATGCCAATCAGACTGGGGGTTATCTTGCACGTACAGCATCTGAAAATGCGTATGGATCATACACCATTTCTAGGGACAATAGTTGTTTAGATCTGTGTGAATTAAGTGGACCCTTAGGAAAGGATCCACTTGCGGTACCCTTATCTACCAAGTCAATATACGGCTCTTCCTTGTCATTAATATCTTCGCACAAAGAGGAAAAGCCTCTCAAACTCgttgattttgaaattaaatctaaTGAAGCTAAGATCGAAGAAGATAATAATGTGATAGTGCAAACAGTCGGAGAACTAAGTTTGCCCTCAGCAAAATCCAATAGGAATTTAAGAGCTTTGGCTATGCCATTAGGATATGTGCCTGGACAAGATAAGCCTGCTTCCATCAATTCTTGGCTTGAGAGCTCTCCAGATATACAAGGAGTTCCCGGAGGTATTCCACTGGGTTCCGTACCTTCTAAAATAAGGAATAGAGGAAGACCATTGGGGCCAGTTCCAGAGCATTCATCTATTCCCAATGAGGAATCGCAAAGTTgtgatgtttttaataatatagagaAGTTACTTCCAATGAGTCATGGCCGACGTGGTTCACTTCACGCTGAATGCCAAACATCAAATCTAACTCTACCTCCAGAATCTTTACTCATTGGAGTCTTAGGATCTGCTCCTTTGGGATCAGTGCCAGGTCTTTGTGGCGAAACTACTTACGGAAGTGAAGAAGATTTACTCGAATCTGCTAACAATCTTACACTCCCTCCAATATCATTACCTGTTGGTGTTCTTGGATCTGCTCCCTTGGGATCAGTTCCAGGAATGAAAGATCAAAATGAATCTGAAGAATTAGAATCAACCAGTGGGCTTACTCTACCTCCACAGTCTCTATCTGTCGGTATTTTGGGATCTGCTCCATTAGGATCTGTTCCAGGATTTTCTcaatcttctaaaaataaaagtcttGGTGCTATTGGTGGCGGtgattatgaaaatgaattactcgAACCAGCATTCAATCTTACAATTCATCCTAATACCTTGAATCAGCCACCCCCTCTTACAGTCACATCAATTTCCAATGATAAAGATTCAAATTCTGATGAGCATAAACCCACTACAATTCAGGAACGAAGTGCCTCCTCTGCCATAACTGGATCATGGGATAGCGGTGTTTTATCCGGCGATTATAATGAAGTTAGAGGTGGTGCCGCTGATGGGTTCTCTGAAAGTGGAGATATTGAATTTTCTGTTCCCACTCATAATGGAGAACTTGAAAGAGCACTTCAAAAGCTTAATCCAGTAGACATAGAAAGAAGACGAAGAAAACTCATAGGTCAACACTGCAG CTTTGATCTTGGGTCTGAAGGATATGGAAGTCCTCCAAATGTCAACGCAGATTCAAAAGATCCTCATACTAAAGAACATTTGAGATCGAATAAGTACAATTTACCCTATGGAGTACAAACTCCAGATAGCATTTATTCATTGTCTTCTAAAGACTGGAATGTTGGAAGATCAGGAAGATTAAGTGGTAGCAACTACAACATTAATGGCAATAGTAATTGGAAACTGCATGATAAACTACGCATAGTTAAACCACTTGAAGGCTCTCTGACCCTTCATAATTGGTCCCAATTAGCTCGTCCTTCTCTAAGTGGTATATTAGAGGAAAAGTCGGGTATTGTCATTAAAGGTGGCAACATCATGGGGATCACGTGTGATGAACTTGATTCGTCAGAATTTGGATATTCCGACTTTGGTGGTGACTCTTCATTCATAAGAAGTGGTACTAACAGCTTTGATCATAGCCATAATATTCCTGATACTAATACCCGCCAAACTTATACAGACAGCACTGTAATTCATCCAGAAAATCCGGAAACTACTTCCACTTATTCCGAGTATCAACTTGCtagtggatttaaaaatataaacaaaatgagTCGTTTTTCGAGTTTCGCATCTAGTCGGTTTTCCAGTCGACTTCAGTCAACAACAGATTTAAGAGCTGTGGGAACCACCAATAAATTCGTTGGATCTGGACTTGGAACATCAACATTTTCTACGAATATTGGAATTGCTTCTCTCTTAAACGAAAGAAATATTCACGGGGGTAGTAACATGAGCATATATGAGCCTTCGATAGGTGGAAGTGTATATGAACCTTCACAAATAGGAAGCCTTTATGAACCGTCGCAAATTGGAAGTTATTATGAGCCGTCAATAGCTGAAAGTTTTTATGATCCATCCATTATGTCTACTACGAGTCGAATGTCATCTAGAATAGGAACTCGAAGGGCATCTATCACAGACCTCAATGATGTTAtcgaagaatataaaatattttcccctaCTGGAACTCCAACTAATAGTCCTCTTCATTCTCCCCCCAATGAATCAAGTGGCTTTGTTTCTTCTATATTTGCTTCATTAAAGGCTTCATTTTATGGTAATTCCTCTAGGAAgccttctaaaaatattagaaatagtaTACTAAag GGTGGTGTTCAAAAGAAGAGGAGAGGATTCGGCATTTTAAAGAAAGTGGAAGAGGTTGGTTTGGATAATTTACTCAGTCATTCGTCCAGCGTTTCTTCCTTATTTACTGAGTTTGAGGAAATAAGACTAGGTGATTGTGATGAACTCAGAGATATAATTCCAGGGTCAATAACTCTTCGCCATGGCCCTGGCAGCTCCAATTCCAGAGAAGAAAGCTTTTCCCCACCTCCTCTAGAATCTATACAAGCTACTGATCTCAGTGGGGTCCTTGTTCCTCCTTCTTTTACAACGTATGGACGCCCAAGTCTAAATCGCGCAGAGCTAGGAACTGTTCCAGATTTGGACGAACATGGTCCTGGAATTATGTTGCATAGAGACAATTTAAATGTAGGATATTTGGGGGTTCCAGGAATCCCTGGAACCGACGCATTGCAAAAAATAAGGCCTGATCTTGGCTCAGTTCCGGAAAATTTGTCTCCCATCACCTTAGAGAATCGATCTATGAAGAACTCATCAAGTGTCATGGGAAATATTACGACCATGTTCTTTGGACGAAAAGGGGGGTTATTGTAg